Proteins encoded in a region of the Coffea eugenioides isolate CCC68of chromosome 4, Ceug_1.0, whole genome shotgun sequence genome:
- the LOC113769242 gene encoding uncharacterized protein LOC113769242, with translation MGRGAGGPRTVGASRGALSRGGRSGLTQARRAPSSGSTVTPQVTCGYYGKPNHFENDCWRKSGKCLACGSTEHQLANCPNKMKTGDDTQRPEKSASKQTSAGGIRPKVPARVYALDYQQVPEATEVVEELESLPPEREIAFKIDVTPGVAPISKTPYQMAPTELKELKL, from the exons ATGGGAAGAGGAGCGGGAGGACCGAGGACTGTCGGAGCTTCAAGAGGAGCTTTATctagaggaggtcgtagtggacTGACACAGGCAAGGAGAGCGCCTTCTAGTGGTTCAAcggtgacccctcaagttacgTGTGGGTACTACGGAAAACccaatcattttgaaaatgactGTTGGAGGAAGTCTGGGAAGTGCTTGGCCtgcggtagtaccgagcaccagCTCGCGAACTgtccaaacaaaatgaagacGGGAGATGATACCCAGAGACCGGAAAAGTCAGCCTCTAAGCAAACCAGTGCCGGAGGAATCcgaccgaaagtaccggctagggtttatgcactggattatCAACAAGTTCCTGAGGCGACtgaggtggtagaag aattggagtcccTACCCCCAGAACGGGAAATAGCCTTTAAGATTGATGTAACTCCAGGAGTAGCCCCTATTTCTAAGACGCCATATCAAATGGCCCCAACtgaattgaaggagttgaaattgtAA